ATACCGATATACAAGGACGTCTATCAGTTGGATACCCTTCCGGTTAAGATAAGTTGGCCCTTTGTGGTTCTGGTGAACATCTCGGCCTTTGTGATCTGCCTGTTGGCAGCTCTTTATCCCTCACGTAGGGCGGCAACCCTCAATCCCGTGGAGGCGCTCAGATATGAGTGAAGCCCTGGTAGAGGTCGTAGATCTGAGGAAATCCTATTTCGATGGCGACACGGAGTTGCCCGTGCTTAAAGGGATTAACCTGGCGGTCAGACGCGGAGAGATGATCTGTATAGTCGGCCCTTCCGGGGTGGGGAAGAGCACGCTGCTCCATATCATCGGAACGCTCGACACCCCCACGTCAGGCAAGGTGCTCTTTGAGGGAGAGGACATATTCAGCATGGATCAGGAGAAACTGGCCGATTTCAGATCGCGTCAGATCGGATTCATCTTCCAGTTTCATTATCTTCTGCCGGAGTTCACCGCCCTTGAGAATGTGGCGATGGGGGCTCTGATAGCGGGGAAACCGTCCGATGAGGCGTTCGCCAAGGCGGAGGAGCTTTTAAAAAGGGTCGGGTTGAAGGAGAGGATGAACCATAAACCCGCAAAACTCTCCGGCGGGGAAAGACAAAGGGTGGCCGTCGCAAGGGCTCTGGTCAACGACCCGAAGCTGATCCTCGCCGATGAGCCTACTGGAAACCTGGACACGCGGACGAGCGAAACGGTCTTTGAGCTTATCTGGGAGCTCAAGGAGATGATGGGTAAAACCCTTATCCTCGCCACCCACGATCTGAACCTCGCAAAGCGGGGGGATAGAATGGTTAAATTGATCGATGGAAAGATCGTCGAGGAGGAGGAATCAGATGTTAGTATATCTTAACGGGGAGTTCGTCCCCAAGGAGGAGGCGAAGATATCGGTCTTCGACCACGGCCTGCTCTATGGAGATGGGGTTTTCGAGGGGATAAGGTCATACAGCGGCAGGGTCTTCAAGTTAGATGAGCATCTCAAGAGGCTTTATGACTCGGCAAAGGCGATCATGCTGAGGATACCGCTTGAGATGGAGGAGATGCGTGAGGTGGTGCTTGAGACCCTGCGTAGAAATAATCTGAGCGACGCGTATATCAGGCTTGTCGTCACAAGAGGCGAGGGAGATCTGGGGCTTGATCCGGATAAATGTCCTAAGCCGACGGTCTTCTGCATAGCAGATAAGATCGTGCTATATCCTGAAAGGTATTACAAAGAGGGCCTTCGGATCGTCACCGTTCCGACCCGTCGCAATTACGTTGAGGCGATCAACCCGAGGATAAAATCGCTCAACTACCTCAACAACATCTTAGCTAAGATCGAAGGGAAACTCGCCAATGCCCCCGAGGCCATAATGCTCAACTCGGAGGGATACGTCGTAGAATGCACGGGCGATAACGTCTTCATAGTCAAAAGGGGCGTGCTCAAAACCCCGCCGGTCTACATAGGAGCACTGGAAGGGGTGACACGAAACTGTGTCATGGATCTGGCACGCGAGATGGGAATAGAGGTCAGGGAGGAGCTCTTCACCAGATATGAGCTTTACACCTCAGACGAATGCTTCCTAACGGGGACGGCCGCGGAGGTCATACCGGTCGTGGAGGTGGACAAACGCCCCATCGGCGACGGCAAGCCCGGACCGGTGACGCTCAAGCTTATAGATGCCTTCAGACGATACGCTCAGACGCACGGGACACCGATCTACGATACGTAGTGAGGTGACGGAATGGGGATAACATATACAAGGATAAAGATAAGAAACCCGATAAAGGAGACCGAACCTGAGGAGCTGACGGCAAAGGTGGATACGGGAGCTACCATCCTCGTTCTGCCGGGAGAAGTGGTTGAAAGACACGGATTCCCTAAGATAAGGAGACAGGTCGTTAAATATGCCAATGAGGAGACGGCAGAGAGGGATGTCGTTTGGGGGGTTGAAGTTGAGGTCTGCGGGAGAAAAGGAGTTTTTGAGGCCATAGTCGAGCCCGATAAAAGCTATGCTCTGCTTGGGGCGATAGTTATGGAGGCCTTAGATCTCATCATCGAGCCGAGGGATCTGAAGGTTTATCCCAGTCCACGTTCTAAGCTTCCTATGGCGGAAATAGAATGATGGTTCCCAAATATACGAAACGGGCACAGAGGGTTTTCCAGACGGCCCTAGAGGAGGCGGCCCGATTCAATCAGCCGACGGTGGATACCGAGCATCTCCTTCTGGCGATCCTGCAGGAGGGGAACAGCGAGGCGGTTCAGGTGCTCAAGGTGGTAGGTGTAGACCCGAACGGCATCCGCGAGGAAATCGAGCAGATACTCGTGGAGAGGGCAATCAACCGGTTCTATCCCGTCACCCCGGAGCGTTCGCCCAGGATAAACAGGGTGATCAAATACTCGGTTGAAGAGGCGGAGGCGATGGGAACGCCCTTCGTCGGGACCGATCATTTGCTTTTGGGATTACTGCGCGAGAGCGAGGGGCTGGCGGCCATTGTGTTGGAGAGGCACGGCGCGGAACTTGAGGAGCTCAGGGAGGTTGTATCAGAGCGCGCGGGGCTACTGGAGCAAAACGCCACGCCGATGCTGGACCAGTTCTGCAGGGATATAACCGAGATGGCCCGTGAGGGGATTCTCGATCCCCTCATCGGCAGAGAGGAGGAGCTCGGTAGGATCATCCAGATACTCATGAGACGCACCAAGAACAATCCGGTGCTCATCGGCGAGCCCGGCGTCGGCAAGACCGCCATCGTCGAGGGAGTAGCCCAGAGGATCGTCTCCGGTGATGTTCCGCCGGGGTTGATGGCCAAAAGGCTGCTGGCGCTTGACCTGGGAGCTATAGTCGCCGGGACGAAGTTCAGAGGACAGTTCGAGGAGAGAATGAAAGGGGTTCTAGACGAGGCAGTCAAAAGCGGAAATGTGATCCTCTTCATAGATGAGGTCCACACCGTCATCGGGGCGGGAGCTGGCGAGGGAGCGCTGGATGCATCGAACATACTCAAACCCGCCCTCGCACGGGGTGAGATCCAGTGCATCGGCGCCACGACGCTGGATGAGTATCGAAAATACATCGAGCGGGATAGAGCGCTGGAGAGAAGGCTTCAGCCGGTTATGATCGATCCGCCAACTCCTCAGGAGACGATCGAGATACTGATGGGGATCAAATCCAGATATGAAGCCCACCACAACGTCATTTATACGCCTCAGGCGATAGCCGCCGCCGTGAGACTATCCGACAGATACATCCAGGATAGATTCCTTCCCGATAAGGCCATAGACGTCATAGACGAGGCGGGGGCGTTGGCGAGGATAAAGGCGCATAGGTCCCATGAGCCGATCAGAAAGCTGGAATCAGATCTCAGGCAGATTATCAGGCGTAAGGAACAGGCCAAGGTGGAAGAGGATTTCGCCCTCTGCTCGCAGTTGAAAGCCAGAGAGCAGGAGATCAGGAGGCAGATAGCCGGACATAAGATCCCCGTCACAGAGGATGAGATCGCCGAGGTGGTCTCCAGGTGGACCGGCATACCGGTTGAAAACCTGAGCGAGCCGGAGGTTAGAAAGCTTGCCAGAATCGAGGAGGAGCTGAGGAGGAAAATCATCGGACAGGATGAAGCGATATCCCTCGTCGCTCACGCTATAAGACGCTCCAGAGCGGGGTTGAAGAACCCCTCAAGGCCCATAGGTTCCTTCCTCTTCGTCGGACCTACGGGGGTCGGCAAAAGCTACACCGCAAAGGTCATAGCCGAGTTCCTTTTCGGCAGAGAGGATGCCCTTATAAGGCTGGACATGTCCGAGTTCATGGAACGGTTCGCCGTCTCCAGGTTGATCGGCGCCCCACCGGGATACGTGGGATACAACGAGGGGGGAGAGCTGACGGAAAAGGTCAGACGCAGACCATATTCGGTTGTGCTGTTTGATGAGATTGAAAAAGCCCATCCCGATGTCTATAACATCCTGCTCCAGATCCTCGAAGACGGTAGGCTCTCCGATAATCTGGGCCATACCGTGGACTTCCGAAACACCATACTGATAATGACCTCCAACGTCGGCACCCGAGATATCGCCTACAACCGATCGCTCGGCTTTTCAATGAGAGAGCTGCGAGAGTCGGGGGAGATGATGCGGGAGAGGATCATCTCGCGGCTCAAGGAACGGTTCAATCCCGAGTTCCTCAATAGGATAGATGAGACGGTTATCTTCAGACCGCTGGATGAATCGGATCTGAGAAGGATAGCCTCTCTGATGCTTGAGGAGCTGGCCGAGAAGGCGAGGGAAAGCGGGTATGAGCTGTCCTTCGATGAGTCGATCATCGAGATGATCGTCAAACGAGGATATAAACCTGAGCTGGGGGCGAGGGGGCTGAGGCATGAGATCCAGAGGAGTATCGAGAACCTCATCGCCCAGAGGATCGTTGAGGGCAGGATAACTGGGGATGTTCCGGTCAGGATCAGATATGAGGAAGGCAAGGTGATGATAGAGGATGTCGAGACCGAGTCGGAGATCGTCCTCGCTCTATCGAGATAGATCCGAACGGCTCCGGAAGATCTGCAGGGATTTTCGCGTGGCGATACTCTATGCTTTTGGAAGCAGGGCAAAAGAGGTGAGGATGTGGATGGAGGGAAGAATGGAGAGGTTAGATCCGGGGCCATCCGACTTAGATATAGGAATTAAGCCGTCGCCGGGGGTACGTCTCACCGTGTACGATAAGGTTCAACTGGCCATAGCCCTGGAGGACTTCTTCGGTGTGGAAAGGGTTGATCTTATCGTCCTGCCTGAGGCCAAGCCTTTTCTGGCCGCAGACATCATCCGTGGCGAGAGGCTGTATGTCGAGGACGAGGATATAGCGGACGAATATGATCTCTATGTCCTGAGGAGGGCCGGAGATCTCGCCCCGTTGGAGAGGGAAAGGATAGAGCTGATATTAGGGGTGAAAACTTGAGTCCTGGAAGGGTATCCAGCAAGGTAGTGACCGATAGATTCTCCTGGATTGAGGAGATGATCGGTGGTATCCGATCGCTTCCTCTGAAGAGTAAGGAGGATTTCCTCTCAGATAGGAGAAATATCTGGGCGGCTGAATCCCGCCTGCGGCGAGCTCTCGAGGCGCTTTTGGATCTCGGCCGTCATATCCTCGCTAAAGGATTCGGGCAGGGCGTGAGCGAATATAAGGAGATAGCAACCAAGCTGGGTGAAAATGGAGTGCTCTTAGGAGAGGAGGTTAAGCTCCTCAGGATATTGGCCGGATATCGAAATAGACTGGTTCACTTCTATCACGAGGTCACGTCTGAGGAGCTTTATGAGATCTGTGCCTATCGGCTTGGAGATCTGGAGAAAATGAAGAGAGCGTATCTGCGCTGGCTGAGGGAACATGAGGAGATGCTGGATGAAGGGCTTTAAACTCAGGTCAACAGATAACCTCACTGTTGCGTTTTTCATCTTTAGCTTTGAACGGAAAAATTTCGCTTTCGGGAGGGTTCACCGCATGAGGAGGTTTTTCCCCTTAATCCTAGCGATCGTCTTTTTAGCTGTCCCCCTCTTATGGGCTGAGGATACCAGCCTGATCGTCAAACAGATTAAGATAACCGGCAATAAGAACATATCCAAAGAGCTTATTCGAAGCCTCATCGAAACCAGAGAGGGCGAGGAGATATCGCTCGACAAGCTCTCAAAGGACATCAAGGAGCTCTATAACTCCACCGGAGCCTTCTCTAACATAATGGTGGACGTTCAGCCGGTGGATGGCGGGTTAAGCGTCGAATATAAGGTGATCGAAAACCCCAAAATTAAGAGCATCAAGATCGAGGGGAACAAAGCGATAAAGGAGAAGGAGATCAGGGATAAGATCAGCATCTCGCCCGGGGAGTTCTTCCACGAGAAAACCGTATGGGATAACAAACAGAGGATACTCCAGCTCTACAGGGATAAAGGCTTTTACAACGCGAAGGTCGATACGAGAACGAAGAAAAATCAGGATGGCACCGTCGATCTGATCTTCGCCATCTCCGAGGGCGAAAAGGTGAAGGTGGAAAACGTGAAGCTCCTGGGAAGCAAGGGGTTGTCCGATAGGGCTATAAGAAAGGTCATGCGAACCAGAGCTGGGAAATATCTAAGGGATTCCGTCCTGGAAGAAGATGTTAAAAAGATCGAACAGCTCTACAGGGACAAGGGGTTCATCTTCGCCACCGTCAAGAAGGTGGAGAGGAAGTTCTCACCCGACAACCGAAAGGTCACGGTGGAGATCACCATAGATGAGGGCAAACAGTTCAGGATCGGAAGATATGATCTGGATGTGGTTTCACAAGGCAAGAGGATCTTCTCGGATGATAAGATAAGATCACATCTCAATCTGGACGTGGGCGATATCTTCAGCCAGTCGAAGTTCCAGGAGGATATAGCTAAACTTCAACAGGCGTATATCGACGAGGGATACATAACCGCTGAGATCACGCCCGATATCAGGTTCCGAGAGGATAAAGGGCTGGTGGACATCACGCTGAAGATCAACGAGGGCGGACAGGTTCTGATAAACAAAGTGGTGATAACGGGGCTGGAGAAGACGAAGGATGAGGTGATCCGAAGGGAGCTCGACAGGCTCGATATCAAACCCGGCAAACCGTTCAACGTCAAAAATATCCGTAAAGCTCGCCAGAGAATCATCTCGCTCGGTCCCTTTATCAAGGGGGTGGATTTCATCCCCGGAGGAAGCGGGAAGGGCAACAGGAAGGATCTGATCGTCCAGATAGTCGAATCGCCTCAGATGGGTTCCTTCGGCATCGGCGGCGGCTATAGCAGCCAGGACGGGCTTTTCGGTTTCGCCGAGATCGGCCATAACAACCTCCTCGGCAGGGCATACAGGCTGTATTTCAAGGGCGAGGTGGGAATACGTAACCGGAAGATAGCTCGATTCACCTTCGATACGCCTTGGATATTAAACACTCCTACCTCGCTGAATATATCCCTCTACAGCACCCAGAGACAGCGATACCTCTACTATTACTACTCTAACAGACGCGATAGGTCCTACACGGACAAACGATACGGCGGAACGATAACTCTGGGCCGATCACTCACCCGCAACCTGAACGTGGCCATCAGGTTAAAGGATGAGATGGTATCGACCGAGGTGCCCTATGAGCTGAAGGACGTGTATCAGGGGGTGGAGAGGCGCGAGACCAGAAGCATGACCTTTTATCTGACCAGAGACACGCGCGATTACCTCTCAAGCATGTTCGATCCCAGCGGAGGCTCTTACAACGATCTATCGGTGGAGTTCTCCGGCGGTTTGCTGGGAAGCGGGGAGAGGATAAACAGGTTTCAGAGATATACATATGAGGGCTCATGGTTCGTCAACCCGTTCTGGAAGTTCGTGTTTGCCGCTCACCTTAAGGTCGGATATCTGAGGGCCGGTTCGCTCAAAACACTTGAGGATAAACAGAGACAGTTGGGGTTGATATACGAGAGGTATTTCCTCGGCGGGGCCGATACCGTTAGGGGATACGATGATTTCACGATCGTCCCGCCCGGAAACGAGTATATATCGAGCGCGTGGGGCGGCAATAAGATGTACTATCTGAACCTGGAATGGCGTTTCCCGATAGTTGAGGCCATCAGGGGCTTGGTTTTCTTCGATATGGGACAGACGTGGAACGAAAACACCGGCACGCTCAAAGCTTTACTGGACGACTTCAAACCGAGGAGAAGCATCGGCGTAGGAGTGAGATTTGAGATGTTCGGCATGCTGGCGAGACTGGAATACGGCTACGCCCTCGATCGGAACCTCGGTCACGGCAAACTTGCCCCGAAGGGTAAGTTCCACTTCACCATAGGGCCGGGGTTTTAAGCGCGGTTATCCCGACAGGAGGTGGGAAAGGTGCAGCGGAGATTTTTAAAGTTACCGTCCACCGCTTATAGGTCATTTATTGTCATTTGTCGCCATTTATCGTCATTCAATAAATGACGGCGAAGCCAAATGACTTTACAAATGACGGTTGAGCTGTGGACGTCGGACAATTGGCTATAGATAGATGCCGCACGAGGGAGATAAGAACGAATAAAATTAAAGGAGGCTTCAAGTTATGTCCAAAAAACGGTTTTTGGTTTCAACCATAATCATAGTCGCCGTGGCGATAGCTGTGGCGGCTTCAAGCCAGACGATGCAACAGAGGATGATAAGGATAGCCGTCGTCAATACCCAGGAGGTGTTCGACAAATACCTCAAAACCCAGGAGGCCCAGGTTAAGCTGAACGAGGAGATAAGCAAGCTGGAGGAACAGGGAAAGAAGATGAGCGAAGACCTGAGAACGCTCCAGGAGAAATACGACAAACAGCGAATCTTCATCGACGATAAGAAGAAGGAACAGGAGATGCTTCAGCAGATAGAGCGAAAGAAGGAGGAGATAAGACAGTTCATCCAAGCGGGACAGCAGCAACTGGATAAAAAACGGCAGGAACTGACCGAGCCGATAATCAAGGAGATAGATCAGGTCGTCCAACAGATAGGCAAAGAAGAGGGGTTCGACCTGATTGTGGATAAGATCGCAACGCTTTACGTCAACCCTCAGTTCGATATAACTGAGAAGGTGATACAGATCCTAAACCAGAAATACCTCAAGGAACATCCTGAAGCCGCTAAATCGAAGGGGGGAGCTGAAAAATCCAAATCCAAGGAGCAGGGGAAGTGAGTTCCCTGTGAGGGCGTATGACCGTGAAGCTTAGAGAGATAAACGAGATGTTAGGAGGCGAACTGGTGGGCGACGGCGAGGTGGAGATAAGTGGCGTATCGGGAATCAAAGAGGCAAATCCCGGAGATATAACATTCCTGGCCAATCCCAGATATAGATCTGAGCTCTCCAAAACCCGAGCATCCGCCGTAATCGTGGGCAGGGATGTCAGAAACTGCTACGGTAAGCCGTTCATCAGGGTCGATAACCCGTTCTACGGGTTTGCCAGGGTTCTCGAGCTCTTCACCCCCAAGCCGAAAAGCTTTAAACCGGGAGTTGACCCGACGGCCATAATCGGTGAAAACGTCTCACTGGGCGAGAACGTCGTCATCCAATCCCATGTCTACCTGGGAGATAACGTCAAAGTGGGCTCCGGAACGGTGATATATCCCTTCGTCTACATAGGCGACGGAGTTGAGATAGGATCGAAAACGGTGATCTATCCGAACGTGACCATACGCGAGAGATGTAGGATCGGAAACGGCGTGATAATTCACAGCGGCGCCAGGATAGGCACGGATGGTTTCGGATTCGCCAAGGTAAGCGATAGGCACCACAAGATCCCCCAGATAGGTACGGTCATCATAGAGGACGATGTGGAGATAGGCGCTAATACCACCATAGATCGGGCTACCACCACCAACGGCGCCACGATCATAAAGAAAGGCACGAAGATCGATAACCTCGTCCAGATCGCCCATAACGTCGTGGTAGGTGAGAACTGTCTCATCACCGCTCAGGTGGGAATCGCCGGCAGCACACAGGTTGGCAACTGGGTCATATTCGCCGGCCAGTCCGGCTCAGTCGGCCACGTCAGGATAGGCGATAACGTCACCGTGGCGGCGAGGGCCGGGGTGACGAAGGACATCCCGCCCAATCAGTTCGTCTCCGGCTTTCCCGCGGAGCCTCACATCAGGGAGCTGAGGGTTCAGGCGGCTATAAGGAAACTGCCGGAAACCGTGAATCAGATCAAAGAGCTAGAGGGTAAAGTCGCAGATCTGGAGAAGAAACTGGCTCTGTTGCTCGAGAGGGTCCATGTCGAGTGAGTCCGTGATCCTCGTCTACCATAAGGTTGAATCTAGGAGGGAGATCGGCCTGACACGGGTATCTCCCGAATCCTTCCGAGGACAGATCGAGCTGTTGCGCTCAGAGGGGTTTATCTCGATCTCGCCGTATCAACTGCTCGATCATCTCCTCCACCAACATCCGCTTCCCGAAAGATCGGTCCTCATAACCTTCGACGACGGATATGAAGGTGTCTATCGATTCGCCCGCCCGATCCTGATGGAGAACGGATTCAGCGCTACGGTCTTCCTGATATCCGAGTTCATAGGAAGCTGGAACCGGTGGGACGTCAGGTTGTGCGGCAGGTTTAAGCATCTATCGATCGATCAGATCTTGGAGATGAGATCCGATGGATTCACGTTCGGCTCTCACGGGGCGACACACAGATTCCTCACATCATGCCGCGGCATCCTGCGCCGTTTCGAGCTCGAATGGTCTAAGATCAAGCTTGAAAGGGAGATCGGGGCAAAGGTTGATCTGTTCTCATATCCGTATGGAGATTGGAATGAGGATGTGGTTAAATCGGTTCGGAAGGCGGGATACAGCGCGGCGTTTACCATGAACCCCTTTCTTCCCGCTTCAGCCGAAACGGCTTTCTCTTTGCCGAGGATATCGGTGTATTCGTTCGACACGCTGGAGAGCTTCAGGATCAAGCTCGGACTCGGCTCTCAAAGGCTGAGGCGGCTTCTCCTCAAGCTCAATCTGATGGTTAACAGGTGCTCACATGCCGGTAGGTTGGTCCATGCTTGATTATCTGATGGTTCTCAGGCCCACCCTTATGATCCCCGTCTGGACGATGGTTCTGGCCGGATATCTGAGGGGAAGTTCCACCGAGATCATCCCCGGTTTCATCCTGAT
This Candidatus Poribacteria bacterium DNA region includes the following protein-coding sequences:
- a CDS encoding ABC transporter ATP-binding protein, with the protein product MSEALVEVVDLRKSYFDGDTELPVLKGINLAVRRGEMICIVGPSGVGKSTLLHIIGTLDTPTSGKVLFEGEDIFSMDQEKLADFRSRQIGFIFQFHYLLPEFTALENVAMGALIAGKPSDEAFAKAEELLKRVGLKERMNHKPAKLSGGERQRVAVARALVNDPKLILADEPTGNLDTRTSETVFELIWELKEMMGKTLILATHDLNLAKRGDRMVKLIDGKIVEEEESDVSIS
- the ilvE gene encoding branched-chain-amino-acid transaminase: MLVYLNGEFVPKEEAKISVFDHGLLYGDGVFEGIRSYSGRVFKLDEHLKRLYDSAKAIMLRIPLEMEEMREVVLETLRRNNLSDAYIRLVVTRGEGDLGLDPDKCPKPTVFCIADKIVLYPERYYKEGLRIVTVPTRRNYVEAINPRIKSLNYLNNILAKIEGKLANAPEAIMLNSEGYVVECTGDNVFIVKRGVLKTPPVYIGALEGVTRNCVMDLAREMGIEVREELFTRYELYTSDECFLTGTAAEVIPVVEVDKRPIGDGKPGPVTLKLIDAFRRYAQTHGTPIYDT
- a CDS encoding ATP-dependent Clp protease ATP-binding subunit; this translates as MMVPKYTKRAQRVFQTALEEAARFNQPTVDTEHLLLAILQEGNSEAVQVLKVVGVDPNGIREEIEQILVERAINRFYPVTPERSPRINRVIKYSVEEAEAMGTPFVGTDHLLLGLLRESEGLAAIVLERHGAELEELREVVSERAGLLEQNATPMLDQFCRDITEMAREGILDPLIGREEELGRIIQILMRRTKNNPVLIGEPGVGKTAIVEGVAQRIVSGDVPPGLMAKRLLALDLGAIVAGTKFRGQFEERMKGVLDEAVKSGNVILFIDEVHTVIGAGAGEGALDASNILKPALARGEIQCIGATTLDEYRKYIERDRALERRLQPVMIDPPTPQETIEILMGIKSRYEAHHNVIYTPQAIAAAVRLSDRYIQDRFLPDKAIDVIDEAGALARIKAHRSHEPIRKLESDLRQIIRRKEQAKVEEDFALCSQLKAREQEIRRQIAGHKIPVTEDEIAEVVSRWTGIPVENLSEPEVRKLARIEEELRRKIIGQDEAISLVAHAIRRSRAGLKNPSRPIGSFLFVGPTGVGKSYTAKVIAEFLFGREDALIRLDMSEFMERFAVSRLIGAPPGYVGYNEGGELTEKVRRRPYSVVLFDEIEKAHPDVYNILLQILEDGRLSDNLGHTVDFRNTILIMTSNVGTRDIAYNRSLGFSMRELRESGEMMRERIISRLKERFNPEFLNRIDETVIFRPLDESDLRRIASLMLEELAEKARESGYELSFDESIIEMIVKRGYKPELGARGLRHEIQRSIENLIAQRIVEGRITGDVPVRIRYEEGKVMIEDVETESEIVLALSR
- a CDS encoding DUF86 domain-containing protein gives rise to the protein MSPGRVSSKVVTDRFSWIEEMIGGIRSLPLKSKEDFLSDRRNIWAAESRLRRALEALLDLGRHILAKGFGQGVSEYKEIATKLGENGVLLGEEVKLLRILAGYRNRLVHFYHEVTSEELYEICAYRLGDLEKMKRAYLRWLREHEEMLDEGL
- the bamA gene encoding outer membrane protein assembly factor BamA — encoded protein: MRRFFPLILAIVFLAVPLLWAEDTSLIVKQIKITGNKNISKELIRSLIETREGEEISLDKLSKDIKELYNSTGAFSNIMVDVQPVDGGLSVEYKVIENPKIKSIKIEGNKAIKEKEIRDKISISPGEFFHEKTVWDNKQRILQLYRDKGFYNAKVDTRTKKNQDGTVDLIFAISEGEKVKVENVKLLGSKGLSDRAIRKVMRTRAGKYLRDSVLEEDVKKIEQLYRDKGFIFATVKKVERKFSPDNRKVTVEITIDEGKQFRIGRYDLDVVSQGKRIFSDDKIRSHLNLDVGDIFSQSKFQEDIAKLQQAYIDEGYITAEITPDIRFREDKGLVDITLKINEGGQVLINKVVITGLEKTKDEVIRRELDRLDIKPGKPFNVKNIRKARQRIISLGPFIKGVDFIPGGSGKGNRKDLIVQIVESPQMGSFGIGGGYSSQDGLFGFAEIGHNNLLGRAYRLYFKGEVGIRNRKIARFTFDTPWILNTPTSLNISLYSTQRQRYLYYYYSNRRDRSYTDKRYGGTITLGRSLTRNLNVAIRLKDEMVSTEVPYELKDVYQGVERRETRSMTFYLTRDTRDYLSSMFDPSGGSYNDLSVEFSGGLLGSGERINRFQRYTYEGSWFVNPFWKFVFAAHLKVGYLRAGSLKTLEDKQRQLGLIYERYFLGGADTVRGYDDFTIVPPGNEYISSAWGGNKMYYLNLEWRFPIVEAIRGLVFFDMGQTWNENTGTLKALLDDFKPRRSIGVGVRFEMFGMLARLEYGYALDRNLGHGKLAPKGKFHFTIGPGF
- a CDS encoding OmpH family outer membrane protein; this translates as MSKKRFLVSTIIIVAVAIAVAASSQTMQQRMIRIAVVNTQEVFDKYLKTQEAQVKLNEEISKLEEQGKKMSEDLRTLQEKYDKQRIFIDDKKKEQEMLQQIERKKEEIRQFIQAGQQQLDKKRQELTEPIIKEIDQVVQQIGKEEGFDLIVDKIATLYVNPQFDITEKVIQILNQKYLKEHPEAAKSKGGAEKSKSKEQGK
- the lpxD gene encoding UDP-3-O-(3-hydroxymyristoyl)glucosamine N-acyltransferase produces the protein MTVKLREINEMLGGELVGDGEVEISGVSGIKEANPGDITFLANPRYRSELSKTRASAVIVGRDVRNCYGKPFIRVDNPFYGFARVLELFTPKPKSFKPGVDPTAIIGENVSLGENVVIQSHVYLGDNVKVGSGTVIYPFVYIGDGVEIGSKTVIYPNVTIRERCRIGNGVIIHSGARIGTDGFGFAKVSDRHHKIPQIGTVIIEDDVEIGANTTIDRATTTNGATIIKKGTKIDNLVQIAHNVVVGENCLITAQVGIAGSTQVGNWVIFAGQSGSVGHVRIGDNVTVAARAGVTKDIPPNQFVSGFPAEPHIRELRVQAAIRKLPETVNQIKELEGKVADLEKKLALLLERVHVE
- a CDS encoding polysaccharide deacetylase family protein gives rise to the protein MSSESVILVYHKVESRREIGLTRVSPESFRGQIELLRSEGFISISPYQLLDHLLHQHPLPERSVLITFDDGYEGVYRFARPILMENGFSATVFLISEFIGSWNRWDVRLCGRFKHLSIDQILEMRSDGFTFGSHGATHRFLTSCRGILRRFELEWSKIKLEREIGAKVDLFSYPYGDWNEDVVKSVRKAGYSAAFTMNPFLPASAETAFSLPRISVYSFDTLESFRIKLGLGSQRLRRLLLKLNLMVNRCSHAGRLVHA